The following are from one region of the Novosphingobium humi genome:
- a CDS encoding alpha-galactosidase produces MRPEFVTLHSPACTAIWEMRPDEAPLWRYWGPRLPDGVMPPAPLRETRPEPSFSLHFDQPLSIFPTMGLGWFGQSALMASRAGQDWAQAITATRVEKTTDGVIFHMADDVARIAATITARLDPATDTLTLSTTLTNAGEDVLEVGFLASGNLPLPADADRVRSYGGRHNSEFVAIDDLLTRSQWRRENRRGLTSHDCFPGAIVSCADGTAYGAQLAWSGNHTQTIEWIDDGRRHWIMGEALAPGEMRLASGESVTTPEILATASADGANGVSWAFHRAIRSRMTWPDGVMKPRPVHLNTWEGFYFDHDLGALKELADAAARVGIERYVLDDGWFKGRDDDTSSLGDWVVDARKYPDGLMPLARHVVDLGMEFGLWVEPEMINPDSDLYRAHPDWALHIAGRPLLGARNQLVLDMSLPQVRDYLFEAVAGHLRELPISYLKWDHNRDLTHAGNSAKFRAQVLGTYELMARLRAAFPDVEIESCAGGGGRIDAGVIAHTHRFWTSDCIDAISRVSIQRGFLQFMPPEVMGSHVGACPAHSTGRMQSMPFRAGVALPGHFGVELDLRKLTQAESDDLAATIARYKALRDRLHHGRVWQGEAGDSVVWQAHGDEEQLLLIVTRTAPTTMRHQPHLRLDMVDPARRYRLMRDGAAPVEMDGAWLVRMGLPLPPMKGEEVLIHELIAQQDDPCA; encoded by the coding sequence GTGCGGCCTGAATTCGTCACCCTGCATTCGCCCGCCTGCACAGCCATTTGGGAAATGCGGCCCGACGAGGCGCCGCTCTGGCGCTATTGGGGCCCGCGCCTGCCCGATGGGGTGATGCCCCCCGCCCCCCTGCGCGAGACGCGGCCCGAACCCAGCTTCTCGCTGCATTTCGACCAGCCGCTCTCGATTTTCCCCACCATGGGGCTGGGCTGGTTCGGACAAAGTGCGCTGATGGCCAGTCGCGCCGGGCAGGACTGGGCGCAGGCGATCACCGCAACGCGCGTGGAAAAGACCACCGATGGCGTGATCTTCCACATGGCCGATGACGTTGCGCGCATTGCCGCCACGATCACCGCGCGCCTCGATCCGGCCACCGATACGCTCACGCTCTCCACCACGCTGACCAACGCGGGCGAGGATGTGCTGGAGGTCGGTTTTCTGGCTTCGGGCAATCTGCCTTTGCCCGCCGATGCGGATCGCGTGCGCTCCTATGGCGGGCGGCATAACAGCGAATTTGTCGCCATCGACGATCTGCTCACCCGCAGCCAGTGGCGGCGCGAGAACCGGCGCGGCCTGACCAGTCACGACTGCTTTCCCGGCGCGATTGTGTCCTGCGCCGATGGCACGGCCTATGGCGCGCAACTGGCGTGGAGCGGCAATCACACCCAGACCATCGAATGGATCGACGATGGCCGCCGCCACTGGATCATGGGCGAAGCGCTGGCGCCGGGCGAAATGCGCCTTGCGTCGGGGGAAAGCGTGACCACCCCCGAAATCCTCGCCACCGCTTCGGCCGATGGGGCCAATGGTGTGTCATGGGCCTTTCACCGCGCGATCCGCAGCCGGATGACATGGCCCGATGGTGTGATGAAGCCGCGCCCGGTCCATCTCAACACATGGGAGGGCTTTTATTTCGACCATGATCTGGGCGCGCTCAAGGAACTGGCCGATGCCGCCGCGCGCGTGGGGATCGAGCGCTATGTGCTGGACGATGGCTGGTTCAAAGGGCGCGATGATGACACCTCCTCGCTGGGCGACTGGGTGGTCGATGCGCGCAAATATCCCGACGGGCTGATGCCGCTGGCGCGCCATGTGGTCGATCTGGGGATGGAATTCGGCCTGTGGGTCGAACCCGAAATGATCAACCCGGACAGCGATCTCTATCGCGCCCATCCTGACTGGGCGCTGCATATCGCAGGCCGTCCCTTGCTGGGCGCGCGCAACCAACTGGTGCTGGACATGAGCCTGCCGCAGGTGCGCGATTACCTGTTCGAGGCGGTGGCGGGGCATTTGCGCGAGCTTCCGATTTCCTATCTCAAATGGGACCACAACCGCGATCTGACCCATGCCGGAAACAGCGCGAAGTTCCGCGCCCAAGTGCTTGGAACCTATGAGCTGATGGCGCGCCTGCGCGCGGCCTTTCCCGATGTGGAGATCGAAAGCTGCGCGGGCGGCGGCGGGCGGATCGATGCGGGCGTGATCGCCCATACGCATCGCTTCTGGACCAGCGACTGCATCGACGCGATCAGCCGTGTTTCGATCCAGCGCGGCTTTCTGCAATTCATGCCGCCCGAAGTGATGGGCAGCCATGTCGGCGCATGCCCCGCCCATTCGACCGGACGGATGCAGTCGATGCCCTTTCGCGCAGGGGTCGCCCTGCCCGGCCATTTCGGGGTCGAACTTGACCTGCGCAAGCTGACCCAGGCCGAGAGCGACGATCTGGCCGCCACCATCGCGCGCTACAAGGCCCTGCGCGACCGCCTGCACCATGGTCGCGTGTGGCAGGGTGAGGCGGGCGACAGCGTGGTCTGGCAGGCGCATGGCGATGAGGAGCAACTGCTGCTGATCGTCACCCGCACCGCGCCGACCACCATGCGCCATCAACCGCATCTGCGCCTCGACATGGTCGATCCTGCGCGGCGCTATCGCCTGATGCGCGATGGCGCGGCACCGGTCGAGATGGACGGCGCATGGCTGGTCCGGATGGGTCTGCCCCTGCCCCCGATGAAGGGCGAGGAAGTGCTGATCCACGAATTAATCGCGCAGCAGGACGATCCGTGCGCATAA